The following are encoded together in the Flavihumibacter fluvii genome:
- the nusA gene encoding transcription termination factor NusA, with protein sequence MASINLIEAFQDFKEAENIDRPTMMKVVEDVFKTLLRKKYGADDNFDVIVNAEKGDLEIVRRRMIVEDGAVEDPLAEIAYSEARKIEPDFEVGEELYQEVEILDFGRRAILAAKQTLASRISDLKKNVLVKKYGDRVGDIISAEVYQVWKKEILLLDEEGNELILPKSEQIPQDYFKKGESIRAVVKKVELKNNSPVIILSRTSPSFLAKLLEIEVPEIFDGLIVIKKIVREPGERAKVAVESYDDRIDPVGACVGMKGSRIHGIVRELKNENIDVINWTNNQQLLIQRSLTPAKITSMELDNEKHHVNVFLKPDQVSLAIGRKGVNIKLAQELTGLTIDVFRDNEGEVEEYDIDLDEFSDEIETWIIDELKRIGCDTARSVLDLTVDELERRTDLERETIEDVKRVVKEEFEKE encoded by the coding sequence ATGGCAAGTATCAATTTGATTGAAGCATTTCAGGATTTCAAAGAGGCAGAGAATATCGATCGTCCCACGATGATGAAAGTCGTTGAAGACGTATTCAAGACCCTGCTGCGTAAAAAATACGGCGCCGACGACAATTTCGACGTGATCGTAAACGCCGAAAAAGGTGACCTGGAGATCGTGCGCAGGCGCATGATCGTGGAAGATGGCGCAGTAGAGGACCCCCTGGCAGAAATCGCCTATAGCGAAGCCCGGAAGATTGAACCCGATTTTGAGGTGGGTGAAGAGCTCTACCAGGAAGTCGAGATCCTGGATTTCGGCCGTCGTGCTATCCTCGCTGCCAAACAAACCCTGGCCAGCAGGATCAGTGACCTGAAAAAGAACGTGCTGGTGAAAAAGTACGGCGACCGCGTCGGAGATATCATCAGCGCCGAGGTTTACCAGGTGTGGAAAAAGGAAATCCTGCTGCTGGACGAGGAAGGAAACGAACTGATTCTCCCCAAAAGCGAACAAATCCCCCAGGATTATTTCAAAAAAGGGGAAAGCATCCGCGCTGTAGTAAAAAAGGTTGAACTGAAAAATAATTCACCTGTTATCATTTTATCACGCACCAGTCCATCTTTCTTGGCTAAATTGCTTGAAATTGAGGTACCTGAGATTTTTGACGGACTGATTGTTATCAAAAAGATTGTCCGCGAACCGGGTGAAAGGGCTAAAGTGGCCGTTGAATCCTACGATGACCGGATTGACCCGGTGGGCGCCTGTGTGGGTATGAAAGGTAGCCGCATCCATGGTATCGTTCGGGAACTGAAGAACGAAAACATTGATGTGATCAATTGGACCAACAACCAGCAACTACTTATCCAACGCTCATTGACCCCTGCGAAGATCACCAGTATGGAACTGGACAACGAGAAGCACCATGTAAATGTATTCCTTAAACCCGACCAGGTATCCCTGGCCATCGGCCGTAAAGGCGTTAACATCAAGTTGGCGCAGGAATTGACCGGATTAACGATCGACGTATTCAGGGATAATGAAGGGGAAGTGGAAGAATATGATATCGACCTCGATGAATTCAGCGACGAAATTGAAACCTGGATCATCGACGAACTAAAACGCATTGGTTGCGATACCGCACGCAGCGTTTTGGACCTTACAGTTGACGAGTTAGAAAGAAGAACCGATCTCGAACGCGAAACCATTGAAGATGTTAAGCGCGTGGTGAAAGAGGAGTTCGAAAAGGAATAA
- a CDS encoding ribosome maturation factor, with product MNQEKGTEAFPSAILMTNETIIQSVGQILGELLEGDADMFLVEIRVKPTHNIKVFLDADSGVNIARCATINRGLYKKIEEAGWFPEGDFSLEVSSPGIEEPLKMWRQYKKNIGRTAEVTMNDGTILTGLLQEVTEDGIVLEETKGKNKKKEVIAHSLLFDNIKQTKIQVVF from the coding sequence ATGAATCAAGAGAAGGGAACGGAAGCGTTCCCTTCTGCTATTTTAATGACAAACGAAACCATTATACAATCCGTTGGCCAGATACTGGGAGAACTGCTCGAAGGTGACGCTGATATGTTCCTTGTGGAGATAAGGGTAAAACCTACCCACAATATCAAAGTCTTCCTGGATGCGGATTCCGGCGTAAATATCGCCCGCTGCGCAACCATCAACCGTGGATTGTATAAGAAAATCGAAGAGGCCGGCTGGTTCCCGGAAGGAGATTTTTCCCTGGAAGTTTCTTCCCCGGGCATCGAAGAACCGCTGAAAATGTGGCGCCAGTATAAAAAAAATATAGGCCGCACGGCAGAGGTCACGATGAATGACGGCACCATACTGACTGGTTTACTACAGGAAGTGACGGAAGACGGCATCGTTCTTGAAGAAACCAAAGGGAAAAACAAGAAGAAGGAAGTGATCGCACATTCCTTGCTATTCGATAACATCAAACAAACCAAAATTCAGGTAGTATTCTAA
- the infB gene encoding translation initiation factor IF-2, protein MAEITTPRLMAAAKEFNIGKDTLVDFLASKGFNRDDLKPTSKLNEDMYYALQREFQGDKVAKIKSDQIDLPKGSVQEKKKKEDEEVLFRKEVKKVAEPVKEEKPVVVEEAPRVEPVEKAPEPIVKVEIPEPEPEPVIAQPAQPQPVEKAPEPVAEIPEISKVEAPGIEGPKIIDKIDLSTIDSSTRPKKSVKKPVEEQAPQAAQPRKAPEAPVAKAPVETAPKQEAAPKEVLPPVIEPAEESDQPPVIENIQAQRLTGPKIMGKIQLPVDSDTRPKPSAAGSSDEKRKRKRIPIDKKGENITRQQASGHTPGQVTARGPGQGGQQGGGFQRPGQGGQQGGNRFNRPAGQQGGPSRGPVRGPQGGGGPRPNPREVKEIDQKEIQEKIRQTQAKMSGGSGKGRSVKSRRLREKRQGMAEQEGNEIQDTTLHVTEFISVSELASLMDVGYADVIGKCMGLGMMVSINQRLDAEVIELVAGEFGYNVEFIGVDDVDTMDEEEIGDEPEDLKPRSPIVTIMGHVDHGKTSLLDYIRSANVVGGEAGGITQHIGAYTVDLPNDKKITFLDTPGHEAFTAMRARGAKVTDIAVIVIAADDAVMPQTKEAISHAQAAQVPMIFAINKIDKDGANPQKIYEQLAGMNILVEEWGGKFQSQQLSAKKGLNVDLLLEKILLEAELLDLKANPDREANGSMIEATLDKGRGYVATVLVQNGTLHQGDIVVSGQYFGRVKAMFNERNKKLEVAPPSTPVLILGLNGAPQAGETFRVYEDESEAKEVATRRAQILREQGIRTKKHITLDEIGRRLALGNFKQLNLIIKGDVDGSVEALSDSLIKQSTEEIAVSVVHKAVGAITESDVLLATASDAIIIGFNVRASNQAAKLAENEGVEIKTYSIIYNAIEEIRSAMEGMLEPKVQEKEVATVEIREVYKFDKATIAGCFVTEGKIKRDSKVRLFRDGVLIYPRTEGAFAELGSLKRFRDDVKEVNNNYECGLTLKNFADIQVGDTIVAIEEEEVKRTL, encoded by the coding sequence ATGGCAGAAATAACAACACCCAGATTGATGGCAGCCGCCAAAGAGTTTAACATCGGTAAAGATACACTGGTGGACTTTCTGGCGTCTAAAGGTTTTAATCGCGATGATCTGAAGCCTACGTCCAAACTCAATGAAGACATGTACTATGCGCTTCAGCGTGAGTTCCAGGGCGATAAGGTAGCGAAGATCAAGAGCGATCAGATTGATCTGCCCAAAGGCAGCGTGCAGGAGAAAAAGAAGAAGGAAGATGAAGAGGTCCTGTTCCGTAAGGAAGTGAAAAAAGTGGCTGAACCCGTTAAGGAAGAAAAACCCGTGGTAGTGGAAGAAGCTCCCCGGGTTGAACCTGTTGAAAAAGCCCCGGAACCCATTGTAAAAGTGGAAATACCTGAGCCAGAACCAGAACCTGTTATAGCCCAACCCGCACAACCTCAACCAGTTGAGAAGGCCCCTGAGCCGGTTGCCGAAATACCGGAAATATCAAAGGTTGAAGCACCCGGAATTGAAGGCCCTAAGATTATTGATAAAATTGACCTTTCTACAATTGATTCTTCTACCAGGCCTAAGAAGTCGGTAAAGAAACCTGTGGAGGAACAAGCCCCGCAAGCGGCCCAGCCCAGGAAAGCGCCTGAAGCACCAGTTGCAAAGGCACCAGTCGAAACAGCGCCAAAGCAGGAAGCTGCACCAAAAGAAGTGCTGCCGCCCGTTATTGAGCCTGCAGAAGAATCCGACCAGCCACCTGTGATTGAAAATATCCAGGCACAACGACTCACTGGTCCCAAAATAATGGGCAAGATCCAGTTGCCGGTTGACAGTGATACCAGGCCAAAGCCTTCAGCAGCAGGGTCAAGTGATGAAAAACGCAAAAGAAAGCGTATCCCTATCGACAAAAAAGGTGAAAATATTACCCGTCAACAGGCTAGCGGCCATACCCCGGGTCAGGTGACCGCACGGGGTCCGGGCCAGGGCGGCCAGCAAGGTGGTGGATTCCAGCGGCCTGGCCAGGGTGGCCAGCAAGGCGGTAACCGTTTTAACCGTCCGGCCGGACAACAAGGCGGGCCAAGCCGTGGTCCGGTGCGTGGTCCCCAGGGTGGCGGCGGTCCAAGACCTAACCCCCGTGAAGTAAAGGAAATCGACCAAAAAGAAATACAGGAAAAAATCCGCCAGACCCAGGCAAAAATGTCGGGTGGAAGCGGAAAGGGCAGGAGCGTAAAATCCAGGCGTCTTCGTGAGAAACGCCAGGGAATGGCCGAGCAGGAAGGCAACGAAATACAGGATACCACACTACATGTAACTGAATTTATCAGTGTAAGCGAACTCGCCAGCCTGATGGATGTAGGTTATGCAGATGTTATTGGAAAATGTATGGGCCTTGGTATGATGGTGTCTATCAACCAACGTCTTGATGCTGAAGTAATTGAACTGGTGGCCGGAGAGTTTGGCTATAACGTGGAATTTATTGGTGTGGATGACGTTGACACCATGGATGAAGAAGAAATTGGCGACGAACCGGAAGACCTGAAACCACGTTCACCGATTGTGACCATCATGGGCCACGTTGACCATGGTAAAACCTCCCTGCTCGATTATATCCGTTCTGCTAACGTAGTGGGCGGTGAAGCAGGTGGTATCACCCAGCACATCGGTGCTTATACGGTCGACCTTCCGAATGATAAAAAGATCACCTTCCTCGATACACCTGGTCACGAAGCCTTTACCGCGATGCGTGCACGTGGTGCCAAGGTTACGGATATCGCTGTTATCGTGATCGCTGCTGATGATGCAGTGATGCCCCAGACCAAGGAAGCGATCAGTCACGCCCAGGCAGCCCAGGTGCCTATGATCTTCGCGATCAACAAGATTGATAAAGACGGCGCCAACCCGCAGAAAATATATGAGCAACTGGCCGGTATGAACATCCTCGTCGAAGAATGGGGTGGTAAATTCCAGAGCCAGCAGCTGAGTGCAAAAAAAGGCCTGAACGTAGACCTCCTGCTTGAAAAGATCCTGCTTGAGGCCGAACTGCTTGACCTTAAAGCCAATCCGGATCGTGAAGCGAACGGAAGTATGATCGAAGCTACCCTCGATAAAGGCCGTGGTTATGTTGCCACCGTACTCGTGCAGAACGGTACGCTGCACCAGGGCGATATCGTGGTCTCAGGTCAGTATTTCGGCCGTGTTAAAGCCATGTTCAACGAGCGTAATAAAAAACTCGAAGTGGCTCCACCATCAACACCGGTACTGATTCTCGGACTGAACGGTGCTCCGCAGGCGGGGGAAACCTTCCGTGTGTATGAAGATGAAAGTGAGGCCAAAGAAGTTGCTACCCGCAGGGCGCAAATCCTCAGGGAACAAGGTATCCGTACCAAGAAACATATTACCCTCGATGAAATTGGTCGTCGTCTGGCACTGGGTAATTTCAAACAGTTGAACCTCATCATCAAAGGTGACGTGGATGGTTCTGTAGAGGCCCTCAGTGACTCCCTGATCAAGCAAAGTACAGAAGAGATCGCCGTAAGCGTTGTGCATAAGGCGGTTGGTGCCATTACCGAAAGTGATGTTTTGCTGGCAACAGCCTCGGATGCAATTATCATCGGCTTTAACGTAAGGGCTTCCAACCAGGCTGCTAAGCTGGCAGAAAATGAAGGTGTGGAAATCAAGACCTACTCCATCATCTACAATGCCATCGAAGAGATCCGCAGCGCCATGGAAGGTATGCTTGAACCGAAAGTCCAGGAAAAAGAAGTGGCTACAGTGGAAATCCGCGAAGTATACAAATTCGATAAAGCGACTATCGCCGGCTGTTTTGTTACTGAAGGAAAGATCAAGCGCGACAGCAAAGTGCGCCTCTTCCGCGATGGGGTACTCATTTATCCCCGCACAGAAGGTGCATTTGCCGAACTGGGTAGCCTCAAACGCTTCCGTGATGATGTGAAAGAAGTGAATAATAATTATGAATGCGGACTTACACTGAAAAACTTCGCCGATATCCAGGTGGGTGATACCATTGTGGCTATTGAAGAAGAAGAAGTGAAACGGACGCTGTGA
- a CDS encoding HAD family hydrolase: MQPIKNILLDLGGVLLNLSFAKTEQAFAQLGLKDFSQHFTLSSYTPLFEEFEIGAVSKTDFLTHFKKQTGSTAEDHAIIAAWNNMLLDFPRERINWLDKLSDRYRVFLYSNTNAFHYDAFQDSFSKEYPGKGFDDYFEKAYYSHLLGKRKPHPESFTYLMADAGLDAGETLFVDDTFPNIEGAQQAGLQTVHLSNGKTVLELDL; this comes from the coding sequence ATGCAACCAATCAAAAATATCCTGCTCGACCTGGGTGGCGTGCTGCTTAACCTGAGTTTTGCAAAAACAGAGCAAGCCTTTGCCCAGCTGGGTCTCAAAGATTTCAGCCAGCATTTCACCCTTTCCAGTTATACCCCGCTTTTCGAGGAATTTGAAATCGGGGCAGTAAGCAAAACTGATTTTTTGACCCATTTCAAAAAGCAGACTGGTTCAACTGCCGAAGACCATGCCATCATTGCTGCCTGGAACAATATGCTGCTTGATTTCCCCCGGGAACGCATAAACTGGCTCGATAAACTTTCCGACCGTTACCGCGTATTCCTTTACAGCAATACCAACGCTTTTCATTACGATGCCTTCCAGGACAGTTTCTCGAAGGAATATCCCGGGAAGGGATTTGATGATTATTTTGAGAAAGCCTATTATTCGCACCTGCTGGGCAAAAGGAAACCCCATCCGGAGTCCTTTACCTACCTCATGGCAGATGCAGGCCTGGATGCGGGCGAAACCCTTTTTGTAGACGATACTTTTCCTAATATTGAAGGGGCACAGCAAGCCGGGTTACAAACGGTCCACCTTTCAAACGGGAAAACCGTCCTGGAACTGGACCTTTAA
- a CDS encoding peptidylprolyl isomerase, giving the protein MKNTLLLFAALAAGLFLQAQTRKVVADKIVGVVGDKIILQSDIRNAILDAQRQGQTVPENAECVIMEQALAQKALVLQAEKDSIPVSEEEIEALLDNQVRGFVNMYGSKDALEQIAGRTVYQIKEDFRISFRERKQAELMRNKIVSNIKITPTEVKAYYDQIPVDKLIFYESEVEVGEVIVYPKASRDLELYAIEELTDMKKQVEAGTKKFETLASLYTDDPGSKQTGGMYNINRTEKTWDPAFISNAFRLKEGQVSPVFKSKFGYHIIQMVSRAGDDATVRHILKIPTITDTEVNLMIDKLDSIRTRINSGSLSFGEAVAKYSDADESKFTGGMRQCGNGTYCTIDQLDKELVVKLKDLQPGQISAPIPFTDERGKKAVRLIYLKSRSEPHRENLKDDYNRVADRAIEEKKNEAVEKWFNSKIPTFYLIIDPQFNSCQQLGTWIQNITKNQ; this is encoded by the coding sequence ATGAAGAATACCCTCTTACTTTTCGCCGCACTGGCAGCCGGATTATTTTTACAGGCACAAACCCGTAAAGTTGTTGCAGATAAAATTGTTGGTGTTGTGGGCGATAAGATCATCCTGCAATCTGATATCAGGAATGCTATCCTGGATGCCCAGCGGCAGGGCCAGACCGTACCGGAAAACGCCGAATGCGTGATTATGGAACAGGCCCTGGCACAGAAAGCCCTTGTTCTGCAGGCAGAGAAAGATTCCATACCGGTAAGTGAAGAAGAAATCGAAGCACTGCTTGACAACCAGGTGCGCGGATTCGTCAATATGTACGGCTCAAAAGACGCGCTGGAGCAGATTGCCGGCAGGACCGTTTACCAGATCAAGGAAGATTTCCGGATCTCTTTCCGTGAACGCAAGCAGGCCGAACTGATGCGGAATAAAATCGTGTCCAATATCAAGATCACCCCTACCGAGGTTAAAGCATATTATGACCAGATCCCGGTTGATAAACTGATCTTTTATGAAAGTGAAGTCGAGGTGGGTGAAGTGATTGTTTACCCTAAAGCCAGCCGCGACCTTGAATTGTATGCAATCGAGGAACTGACCGACATGAAGAAGCAGGTGGAAGCCGGCACTAAAAAATTTGAAACCCTGGCCAGTTTGTATACCGATGACCCCGGTAGTAAACAGACCGGTGGCATGTACAATATCAACCGCACAGAAAAGACCTGGGACCCGGCCTTTATATCCAATGCCTTCAGGCTGAAAGAAGGCCAGGTATCACCCGTATTTAAATCCAAATTTGGCTACCACATCATCCAGATGGTTAGCCGGGCTGGTGATGATGCTACTGTAAGGCATATCTTAAAGATCCCTACCATTACCGATACAGAAGTAAACCTTATGATCGATAAGCTCGATTCCATCCGGACAAGGATCAATAGTGGTTCGCTGAGCTTTGGTGAAGCCGTAGCAAAGTACAGCGATGCCGATGAATCTAAGTTCACCGGTGGTATGAGACAATGCGGAAATGGTACCTATTGTACGATTGACCAGCTCGATAAGGAACTTGTTGTAAAATTGAAGGACCTGCAGCCTGGCCAAATCTCTGCACCCATTCCCTTTACCGATGAGCGGGGTAAAAAAGCAGTCCGCCTTATCTACCTCAAATCAAGGTCTGAACCTCACCGCGAAAACCTGAAAGACGATTACAACAGGGTGGCTGACCGGGCTATCGAAGAAAAGAAAAACGAGGCAGTGGAAAAATGGTTTAATAGTAAGATCCCTACGTTTTACCTGATAATTGATCCACAATTTAACAGTTGCCAGCAACTGGGTACGTGGATTCAGAATATAACGAAGAACCAGTAA